In one Tepidibacillus fermentans genomic region, the following are encoded:
- the modB gene encoding molybdate ABC transporter permease subunit produces the protein MFDQTFLQPFFLSFKIASIATLIDFIVGTIMARILSIRQFPGKSIVESIILLPLILPPTVVGFGLLWLFGKKGLIGEFLDQVLHIQLVFTWWGAVLAAIVVAFPLMYQSAQAAFYRVDPKLEQAAKILGASNWKVFLTITLPLAWPGLLAGIILTFARALGEFGATLMFAGFIPGKTETIPLAIYFAVERGDMKLAGLWVIIMVLVGFSSVLWLNWWSRKKMNLS, from the coding sequence ATGTTTGATCAGACTTTCTTACAACCCTTTTTCTTATCTTTTAAAATTGCATCAATCGCTACTCTCATTGATTTTATAGTAGGCACGATAATGGCTAGAATTTTGTCCATTCGACAATTTCCAGGGAAATCAATTGTTGAGTCCATTATTTTACTCCCATTAATCCTTCCTCCCACAGTGGTAGGGTTTGGGTTACTTTGGCTTTTTGGCAAAAAGGGATTGATTGGGGAATTCTTAGATCAAGTCTTACATATTCAACTGGTTTTCACTTGGTGGGGAGCTGTTCTTGCAGCAATCGTTGTTGCCTTTCCGTTGATGTATCAGAGCGCTCAAGCGGCCTTTTATCGGGTAGACCCTAAATTGGAGCAAGCGGCGAAAATACTTGGTGCGTCCAATTGGAAAGTATTTTTAACCATTACCCTGCCATTAGCATGGCCAGGACTCTTAGCTGGAATAATTCTCACTTTTGCTAGAGCATTGGGAGAGTTTGGTGCAACACTCATGTTTGCAGGATTTATTCCGGGAAAAACAGAAACAATTCCACTAGCGATATATTTCGCTGTTGAACGCGGGGATATGAAGTTGGCTGGTTTGTGGGTAATCATCATGGTCTTGGTTGGCTTCAGTTCTGTGCTATGGCTGAATTGGTGGAGTAGAAAGAAAATGAATCTTAGTTAG
- the modA gene encoding molybdate ABC transporter substrate-binding protein, which translates to MKKTNFLLLILGILLINTACTHSQPTTNKSTLTVSIAASLTDVMNELKTIFEKEHQNISIHFNVGGSGTLAGQIEQGAPVDMFISASEEKMDRLEKKGLLLERSRKNLLSNQLVLIMDPDLKLANTSLKSLTSPLIQHIVIGDPDNVPAGKYAKQVLEHLNLLEKVQPKLVYTKDVRQVLSYVETGNAEAGIVYLSDTMKDGKRLTVTEIDPTWHDPIVYPIAIIKESKFKKEAQSFIDFLSSQQGQMIIKKYGFIPFQS; encoded by the coding sequence GTGAAGAAAACAAACTTTTTATTATTGATTTTGGGAATCCTGTTGATCAATACAGCCTGTACACATTCTCAACCAACTACGAATAAAAGCACATTAACAGTATCGATTGCAGCAAGTTTGACCGATGTAATGAATGAACTAAAAACAATCTTTGAAAAAGAACATCAAAATATTTCGATTCATTTTAATGTCGGTGGATCTGGAACGCTAGCTGGACAGATTGAACAAGGTGCACCTGTCGATATGTTTATCTCTGCGTCAGAAGAAAAAATGGATCGATTAGAGAAAAAAGGATTATTGCTAGAAAGATCGCGAAAAAATCTACTCTCGAATCAATTAGTTCTCATCATGGATCCAGATTTAAAATTAGCCAATACAAGCCTAAAAAGTTTAACTTCTCCCTTGATTCAGCATATCGTAATTGGTGATCCAGACAATGTTCCTGCAGGAAAATATGCAAAACAAGTGCTAGAGCATCTTAACCTTCTGGAAAAAGTTCAACCGAAACTCGTTTATACAAAGGATGTCCGTCAAGTCCTCTCTTATGTAGAAACAGGAAATGCCGAAGCTGGGATCGTTTATTTGAGTGATACTATGAAAGATGGAAAAAGGCTAACCGTTACTGAGATCGATCCAACATGGCATGATCCAATCGTTTACCCCATTGCGATCATCAAAGAGAGTAAATTTAAGAAAGAGGCCCAGTCATTTATCGATTTTCTTTCTAGTCAACAAGGGCAAATGATTATCAAAAAATATGGATTTATCCCATTTCAGTCTTAA
- a CDS encoding NUDIX domain-containing protein → MEQKFFVSCLLVKDRQILMLRKEKGRHLGTWLFPGGEIKDQESALDTVKREIKQDIGLTLNQVELRGIVYFMMQEFENDPVLAKTILYVFYSEDFTGELHPSNKGTLEWVPLNEIWNREIGRNDELFIPPMLENKKVTFAKFYHNKDKERVRYQIDQI, encoded by the coding sequence ATGGAACAGAAATTTTTTGTTTCTTGTCTATTGGTAAAAGATAGACAAATATTAATGCTACGTAAAGAAAAGGGTCGTCATTTAGGAACATGGCTTTTCCCAGGTGGGGAAATCAAAGACCAAGAGAGTGCTCTTGATACTGTGAAACGGGAAATCAAACAAGATATAGGTCTAACATTAAACCAAGTTGAGTTACGTGGTATTGTTTATTTTATGATGCAAGAATTTGAAAACGACCCCGTACTTGCCAAAACAATTCTTTACGTCTTTTATTCAGAAGATTTTACGGGTGAATTACATCCATCTAATAAAGGAACATTAGAATGGGTGCCGCTCAATGAGATTTGGAATCGAGAAATAGGAAGAAATGATGAACTTTTTATTCCCCCTATGCTTGAGAATAAGAAAGTAACGTTTGCAAAGTTCTATCACAATAAAGACAAAGAACGAGTACGTTATCAAATTGATCAAATATAA
- a CDS encoding aldo/keto reductase, with translation MKYRQFANTDIQISEIGFGVWTVATKWWGVTDEEYGKRLLRSAYEDYGINFFDTADVYGNGRGETIIAEALKDQRNNIFLSTKGGYDIYTHHGVRTGHSELPQDWRPESLRRSLEESLKRLQTDYIDLYQLHNARMSTIQSDTVLETLERFKEEGKIRYYGVALGPDIGWEKEGLAAIEKYDVVHIINNILEQDPARAFFPHAKKHHKSLIVRVPHASGLLDGTYDPDKHFDKNDHRNHRPIEWMKAGLEVVRELKPLYEGTDRTIGQLAILFSLAQPTVKSVFPNITNEQNLKEFAEASEKSPLTQEEMDRIKSLWVNGYAKKLAQPFSNSENKPAKIVE, from the coding sequence GGTAAAAGACTTTTGCGTTCCGCTTATGAGGACTATGGTATTAATTTTTTTGATACAGCTGATGTATACGGAAATGGACGCGGTGAAACGATTATTGCTGAAGCACTAAAAGATCAACGAAATAACATCTTTCTCTCAACAAAAGGCGGTTACGATATCTATACCCATCATGGGGTAAGAACTGGGCACTCTGAACTTCCCCAAGATTGGCGTCCTGAATCATTGCGGCGTTCACTAGAAGAAAGCTTAAAACGTTTACAAACAGATTATATCGATCTCTACCAATTACATAATGCAAGAATGAGTACCATTCAAAGTGATACCGTTTTGGAAACCCTAGAACGATTTAAAGAGGAAGGCAAAATCCGTTATTATGGTGTCGCTTTAGGTCCTGATATCGGTTGGGAAAAAGAAGGACTTGCTGCCATTGAAAAATATGATGTCGTACACATTATCAATAACATTCTCGAGCAAGATCCTGCAAGAGCATTCTTCCCACATGCAAAAAAACATCATAAATCGCTTATTGTTCGCGTTCCTCATGCTTCAGGATTATTAGATGGCACCTATGATCCCGATAAACATTTTGATAAGAATGACCATCGGAATCACCGTCCGATCGAGTGGATGAAAGCTGGACTTGAAGTAGTTCGAGAGTTAAAACCCTTATATGAAGGAACCGACCGTACAATTGGCCAGCTAGCCATTCTCTTTTCTTTAGCCCAACCAACAGTAAAATCCGTATTTCCGAACATTACGAATGAACAAAATTTAAAAGAGTTTGCTGAAGCTTCGGAAAAATCCCCTTTAACTCAAGAAGAAATGGACCGAATTAAGTCACTTTGGGTTAATGGTTATGCGAAAAAATTGGCTCAACCATTCTCCAATAGCGAAAACAAACCAGCTAAAATTGTAGAATAA